From Cronobacter turicensis z3032, the proteins below share one genomic window:
- the bglX gene encoding Periplasmic beta-glucosidase, producing MKWLCSVGMAVSLALQPALASEPFGDHPLTPEARDAFVTDLLKKMTVDEKIGQLRLISVGPDNPKEAIRDMIKEGQVGAIFNTVTRQDIRAMQDQVMQLSRLKIPLFFAYDVLHGQRTIFPNSLGLASSFNLDAVKTVGRISAYEAADDGLNMTWAPMVDVTRDPRWGRGSEGFGEDTYLTSMMGKTMVESMQGKSPADRYSVMTSVKHFAAYGAVEGGKEYNTVDMSSQRLFNDYMPPYKEALDAGSGGVMIALNSLNGTPAASDGWLLKDLLRGDWGFKGITISDHGAIKELIKHGTASDPEDAVRVAIKSGVDMSMADEYYSKYLPNLIKSGKVSMEELDDATRHVLNVKYDMGLFNDPYSHLGPKDSDPKDTNAESRLHRDDARNVARESLVLLKNRLETLPLKKSGTIAVVGPLADSKRDMMGSWSAAGVADQSVTLLQGMKNVAGDKAKILFAKGANVTDDKGIVDFLNLYEPAVVVDKRTPKEMIDEAVNVAKQSDVVVAVVGEAQGMAHEASSRTDLTLPQSQRDLISALKATGKPLVLVLMNGRPLALVKEDQQADAILETWFAGTEGGNAIADVLFGDYNPSGKLPISFPRSVGQIPVYYSHLNTGRPYNPEKPNKYTSRYFDEANGPLYPFGYGLSYTTFSVSDVKLSAPTMKRDGKVTASVTVTNTGKREGATAVQMYLQDVTASMSRPVKQLRGFEKVTLKPGETQTVSFPIDIDALKFWNQRMKYDAEPGKFNVFIGLDSARVKQGEFELL from the coding sequence TGGCGTCTGAACCGTTTGGCGACCATCCGCTGACGCCCGAAGCGCGGGATGCGTTCGTCACCGATTTACTCAAAAAAATGACGGTCGATGAGAAAATCGGCCAGCTGCGTCTGATAAGCGTCGGGCCGGATAACCCGAAAGAAGCGATTCGGGACATGATCAAAGAAGGCCAGGTCGGCGCGATTTTCAACACCGTGACCCGCCAGGATATCCGCGCGATGCAGGATCAGGTAATGCAGCTTAGCCGCCTGAAAATTCCGCTGTTTTTCGCCTACGACGTGCTGCACGGTCAGCGCACCATTTTCCCGAACAGCCTCGGGCTTGCCTCCTCGTTTAACCTCGACGCGGTAAAAACCGTGGGCCGCATATCGGCGTATGAAGCCGCCGACGACGGCCTCAACATGACCTGGGCGCCGATGGTCGACGTCACGCGCGACCCGCGCTGGGGCCGCGGCTCTGAAGGGTTCGGCGAAGATACCTATCTCACCAGCATGATGGGTAAAACGATGGTTGAGTCGATGCAGGGCAAAAGCCCGGCGGACCGCTATTCCGTCATGACCAGCGTGAAACACTTCGCCGCTTACGGCGCGGTGGAGGGCGGGAAAGAGTACAACACCGTCGATATGAGTTCCCAGCGTCTGTTCAACGACTACATGCCGCCCTATAAAGAAGCGCTCGACGCGGGCAGCGGCGGCGTGATGATCGCGCTGAACTCACTGAACGGCACGCCGGCGGCCTCCGACGGCTGGCTGCTGAAAGATCTGCTGCGCGGCGACTGGGGCTTTAAAGGCATCACGATCTCCGACCACGGCGCTATCAAAGAGCTGATTAAACACGGTACGGCGTCCGATCCGGAAGACGCGGTGCGCGTGGCGATTAAATCCGGCGTCGATATGAGTATGGCGGATGAGTACTACAGCAAATACCTGCCGAATCTTATCAAGAGCGGCAAAGTCTCTATGGAAGAGCTCGACGACGCTACCCGTCACGTGCTGAACGTCAAATATGACATGGGGCTGTTTAACGATCCGTACAGCCATCTGGGGCCGAAAGACTCTGACCCGAAAGACACCAACGCCGAAAGCCGTCTGCACCGCGACGACGCGCGCAACGTGGCGCGCGAAAGCCTGGTGCTGCTGAAAAACCGTCTTGAAACGCTGCCGCTGAAAAAATCCGGCACCATCGCGGTGGTCGGGCCGCTGGCCGACAGCAAACGCGACATGATGGGCAGCTGGTCTGCCGCAGGCGTGGCTGACCAGTCCGTGACGCTGCTTCAGGGTATGAAAAACGTGGCGGGCGATAAGGCGAAAATTCTGTTCGCCAAAGGCGCTAACGTGACCGACGATAAAGGCATCGTCGACTTCCTGAATCTCTACGAGCCAGCGGTGGTGGTGGATAAACGCACGCCAAAAGAGATGATCGACGAGGCGGTAAACGTCGCGAAGCAGTCTGACGTGGTCGTGGCGGTCGTGGGCGAAGCGCAGGGCATGGCGCATGAGGCATCCAGCCGCACCGATCTCACCCTTCCGCAGAGCCAGCGTGACCTTATCAGCGCGCTGAAAGCGACTGGCAAACCGCTGGTGCTGGTGCTGATGAACGGCCGTCCGCTGGCGCTGGTGAAAGAAGACCAGCAGGCCGATGCGATTCTGGAAACCTGGTTTGCCGGAACCGAAGGTGGTAACGCCATCGCCGATGTGCTGTTTGGCGATTACAATCCGTCAGGCAAGCTGCCTATCTCTTTCCCGCGCTCGGTCGGGCAGATCCCGGTGTACTACAGCCATCTCAACACGGGCCGTCCGTACAACCCGGAAAAACCGAACAAATATACCTCGCGCTACTTTGATGAAGCCAACGGCCCGCTCTATCCGTTCGGTTACGGCCTGAGCTACACCACGTTCAGCGTCTCCGATGTGAAGCTTTCCGCGCCGACCATGAAGCGCGACGGCAAAGTAACCGCCAGCGTGACGGTGACCAACACCGGCAAGCGCGAAGGCGCGACTGCGGTGCAGATGTATCTCCAGGACGTTACGGCTTCCATGAGCCGTCCGGTGAAACAGCTGCGTGGCTTTGAAAAAGTGACCCTCAAGCCGGGCGAAACCCAGACCGTCAGCTTCCCTATCGATATTGACGCGCTGAAATTCTGGAACCAGCGCATGAAATATGACGCTGAGCCAGGCAAATTCAATGTCTTCATCGGGCTGGATTCCGCCCGCGTGAAGCAGGGCGAATTTGAACTGCTGTAA